The sequence CAGATTCCGAAGGCGCTCTATTTGACCGGGTCCCCGGGGGACAACTGACGGAAGACAGTGTGTTTATCGCGTGGGATGGCGGCCTGGTTCAGGGACGCAGAAGCGACCGAACCACCATCAACAGTACGTTGTTGTTTGACTTTAATCCCCTGATTCTTCGGGTGTCGTTTAGCAACACGTCATCCGAAACCATTCTTAACAGCTTGCCAATCAGAAATCTGTTTAATGTGAATCGTCTTACGTTGCGAGATGAAGCCAGCACGTTGATCACCGGCAAGCTGACCTACTTCCTGTCGGCCAAGACGCTGATTAATCTGAATTTCAACAGTTTCGACTACACGCGCGAATTTTACGATCGCAATTTCGGCAAGCCCGAATCATTCATGGACGGGCAGGCATGGGGCGACTCGGCAAAGGTTGTTGCTATGGGTATGGATAAGTACGGCGAAGATTGGTCCGGCGCTTTCACTGGGCCATTCTCATTCGAGCGGCCCTACCTGATCGAGAACTTTGAGTTTGCCCGTGCCGGAGATCTGGCGACGCCCGGTTTTGCAAACTCGGGCCCCAGCAAGTTCGGTCAGAGCTACATCGGCTTTGGCCTCGGGCTGAACAGCCAGGTGGGTGCACATGAACTCAAGCTCGGCTTTGATGCGCGCACCTATACCATCCGCCGTTACCGGTTCCTCGGGGTTGAAACCATCAACGGACAGCTGGATCCTAAGATCGCGACGCTAACGGAAGCTGACATCGAGAATAAGACTGAAGCAGCCCGGGTTGCGATCCGCAGAGCGTTTGTCAAGAACATTGGTTACGACGAGTTTGGCGACGAGGTTGGCGACTCGGATATCGATGGTCCGCGGCATCCAACTACCACCTCGCTCTATATCAATGACAAGATCGAGATGAATGACATTGTCGTGAATGTGGGCGTGCGCTATGATATTCTGGACCTGAACGATTTTACGCACGTAGACCCGTTCAATCCCAAATTCAACAAGGGCAAATGGTACATTGACGAAGACGGCCTGGAAGATTCCGAGCCCATTGCCGTCGTGCAGCCACGGCTTGGTCTGGCTTTCCCGCTGTCGGACAAATCGGTCTTCCATCTCCAGTACGGGGTCTTTGCCCAGCTCCCGGATCTGGGGCTGCCGTACAAAGGTCGCGCGGATATGGCCACCTCTTTGAATGGCCAGAACTTCATCCGCGATCCGTTGGGCTTTGACCTTGAGCCGGTGATAACGACCCAATACGAAGTGGGCCTATCCTATCAGTTCGTCGACGATGCGGCCGTGGATGTCACCGCCTTCACCCGCAATACCACCGGCCAGCTCGTGTTGGCGAGGCTGGGTGACATAGGTGTCGACAAGGAGAACACGTACGGCGTCGATGCAACGTCAACGACCTACATAAATGGTGACTTTTCGGTGGCCACCGGCGTGGAGCTGTCCGTGACCACGCGGCGGATTGGCCGCCTTCAGGTGCTGGCCAATTACACCTTCACCGATGCCCGCGGCACCAACTCGTTCCCTAACTCTGCGGTTGGCAACCTGAGCAACACAGGTCTCTCGGCGCCGTCACTTATCTCGCCGTTGACCTTTCAGCAGCGCCACAAGGGGACGCTTAACCTGGATTACCGCTATGGCCCCGGTGAGGGCGGCCTGTTGGCCAGCAGCGCCATCAACCTGCTGTTCAACTTCAACAGCGGCCACCCCTACACCCGGGCAACGGGTAGTGGCGCACAGCGGGGGCCGGACGAGGGTGGCCTCTTGAACGAGAGTGACCCGCGCAGCAGGCAGCCCATAGAGCCCCTTGGGGCTTCGGTGACCCCCTGGGTCTTCCTGACGGACATGAGGGTGACCAAGGGTCTCAACTTCGGGGGCGTCAAACTTGATGCGTACCTGCTCATCAACAACCTGTTTAACCAGCAGAACATCATCAACGTGTACAACCGCACCGGTGATGCCTTCGACGATGGGTTCCTCACAACCCCAGCGCTGAGCGAAAAACTGCTGGCCAATAACAGTCCGGTCTATGAAGAGCTTTATCGCGTTGTTAATCTTGAGCATCGCGAGCACTTTGTTGCTGACATTGGCCTTGACCTCTTCGGAAGACCGCGCCAGATCAAGTTTGGCCTTGAGGTGTCATTCTAGGCTTGAATGGCAAGTTCGATCGGGCCAGGTGAAGAATCTGGCCCGACGAATTTGAACGCAAAAAAAAATGATTGTCCATAATCAATTTGGGATAAAGGTGGAGAGCAATAATGAAGACTAGCCGCTTGATTCTTACGACAGTTCTGGGTCTGGCTGTGGCTTTTCCGGCTCTGGCGAAGGAGACGGGCACGAACCGGTCGGATCGGTCGTCCAGGCTTTACAGGAGTATGGGACCCAACGGCCCCAATGCGAGCATCGTAAATATTAACAACTTGACCATCTGGTTGGACCGGGACGCGTTCTTCGACTGGACCCTCAGCGCCTCCGGGTCGGCTGGCGAGTACCCCAAGGGTACCGCTGGTCTCATATTCGCTGAAGGCATGCTGTGGGGTGTCAAGGTGGACGACGGCGAGATTCCGCGCCTACGGGTCAATGGCTCCACCTATGCTACCGGCTTGAAGGCGGGCAAAGTGCTATATGATGCCAATGGTGTCGTTACGGGGTCCGAAGATTTTACCACACGGCACCTCTGGCGCGTGCGGTCTGATTACGCCACGGCCGATCTCACCGCCGACGCCGCCAGCTTCTTCGTGAAAGCCATTGGGGGCGTTACGGATGCGGATGTTGCCGAAGTCTTTGACCAGTACGACTACGACTGGAACAACTGGCCCGTAGGCGATGGTGCACCCTTCGAGGACGTGGATGGTAACGGTGTCTATGATCCCACCGTGGATGTACCCGGCTTCCCGGGCGCATCGCAAACCGTCTGGACCGTGGTCAATGACCTGCCCATTTTGGACGAAGATGGATCCTTAAACAGTATCTCGGAGACTTCCTACGGCTCGCCGCCCATTGGTATGGAAATGCAGCTCACCATCTGGGAATACGATTTTGCCACCACCAATCCGTTAGGCAACATGATGTTCAAGGAGGCCAAAATCATCTACACCGGCCTCATCAATGGTCGAGTTGATGCCAAACTGGACACCGTCTACTTTACGCAATGGTCCGACCCCGACCTGGGAGATTTCGGTGACGACTTTGTCGGCTCCGACACGACCCTGTCCCTGGGCTACGTATACAACGGCAATGCTACCGACGGTGTCTTCTTAGGCCAATTTGGACTGCCGGTGCCTGCCGGTGGCTATGACTTCCTGCAGGGACCCATCGTGGATGGCGATACGCTGGGCATGACGGTTTTCAACTACTTCGCTGCCGGGTCCCCGATTAGCGACCCGGATCTGGCAAAATATGATGGAACTTTGCAGTGGTATAACTTGATGGAGGGCTTCCTGCCGCGGCCTGAGTATCCCACGCAGGAGGTGTGGGTTGACGATCAAGGCAATGCTACCAAGTTTACGTTGGCCGGCATTCCGGAGACGGGTACCGGCGACATTGACGGCGTGCTCCTCCCGCCTGGCGACCGGCGGCTCACCATGACCTCGGGCCCGTTCAGTATGGCTCTTGGCGATACGCAGACCGTGGTGATCGCTCTGGTTGCTGCTATGGGGAGCGACGCCCTGAGCTCGCTGGCAAAGCTGCGGGACGTTGACAAGTTTGCCCAGCTGGCATTTGACAACGATTTCGAACTCTGGGCCCCGCCTGCGGGACCGCAGGTGACCGGCTATGGCGGCGACGGTACCGTCAACCTCTATTGGGGACACAGCCTTGCCGCCGTTGCCCTGACTGAGGATGCCGTGTCCCGGGGGATGGTCTTTGAGGGCTATAATGTTTTCCAGCTGCCCTCTGCAAGCTCTACCCCGGATGAAGGTCTCAAGATTGCCTCCTTTGACGTAATAAACGGCATCAAAACGGTCCTTGAATTGATCCCCGGCCCGGAGCTGGGCATTGACCTGGAGATCGTCGCCCAGGAAGGCACCGACTCGGGCATCAGCCGCTCCCTGCTGTTGACTTTTGATGCCATACGCAACCGGCCGATGTCAAACGATATCCCCTATTTCTTTGGTGTCAGTGCATACTCCGTCTATGATACCCTCTCGGATGCGCCTGGAGCGGTAGTGCCGCCCTTCAAGCACCTGGAAGGGAGCCTGTCACGCGCGACCATTACCCCTCAGACGCCTGACCTTGGCATGGCACTGGGAGCCGATGTGGGTGCCAAACTGGCGGTGACCCACAAAGCCGGCGCCAGCGATGGTGTTGTCCAGGCTCTGGTCATTGATCCGTCGGCGCTGAACGACCATGACTATCAGGTGACCTTCGCAGTGGACGAGGACACCAATTCCACCACGTTTGGTGAGACCCTCTGGACCCTCACCGACCTCACCACCGGCAAGGTGAAGCTCGCAGATCAGTCGCAGGCCAAGGATCTAACTACCGATGTGTCGCAGCTGATCGTGGACGGCATACAGGTGGCGGTACAGGGGCCGCCCCCCGACTTCAAGAACTTCGAAATGGTGGCCAACGCTGCGGGAGTCATCGATCCACCCGAAGGGGCAGCCGCAGATTTTCAGGGCTTTCCCAGTCTTAGGCCAACCAGTGCGATCCCCCCCGAGACTGGCGGCCAACAGGTGGGCCTAGGCAAGTGGTTCTTCCATACTGGTGACAACTCATTGGGGATCGCAAGTGGGAGCAGGGGCAGCTATGCTTCCTTCCTGTCGCGGAGCATGCGGGGCGATAATTTCGACCGGGCGGTGCCCTTCGACTTCGAGATGCGCTTCACGGTGGAAGGCAGCTATGCCGTGCAGGCCTTTACCACGGGGAACGTGGTAACGGTGCCCTTCGAACTGTGGAATATCGGCCTGGCCACACCGGATGATGCCACCGATGACTACCGGATGATACCATGGTTCCTGGAACTGGACGCCGTGGGCAGTGACTGCTTGAATTGCAACGAATATACGTTGGAACCCAACGACCATTCGGCATCCGGTGGCGATAATGACCCCTTCACCCCCTGGATCTACTGGTTACGACCGGAAGACTTTTCCGCCGGTACGGCCGGGTATGATGCCTTTGTGGCGTCTCTCGACCTCGTTTCTGATCCTCCCACTGCTGAACCTCCCGGGGGTTCATACGCCTATGATGGTGCCGAGGTGATCGCCCGCTCGGTGCTCGTAAACTGGAATGGGGGATCGGTAGCCGATCCCGCCACCTTCAGGTCCACTGTCAATCAGCTGGTGCCTGAAGAGGGGTCCATCATCAGGATCACAACTACCAAGCCCAACGGGGTTAGCGATGTCTTCACCTTCACGGCCCCGGCGTCCTCCTCCAGGGACTCCCTGGTAGCGGTCGACTTGGATAAAATCAACGTCTTCCCGAATCCCTACTACGGCTTCCATATCCTGGAAACCAGCCGGGATCTGAAATGGGTGAAGTTCATCAACTTGCCAGCGAAGGCCACCATCCGGATTTTCAATCTGGGCGGCACCATGGTCAAGGTCTTGGAAAAGGATGACCCGACCCAATATATGGAGTGGAATTTGACGAACCAGGCCGACTTCCCCGTGGCAAGTGGAATCTACATTGCCCATATCGAGATGGACGAGGGCACCAAGATACTTAAGTTGGCCATCGTTCAGGAAGAGCAGATTCTGGTCAGGTATTAGGACCTAAAATTTAAACAGCCAAGTGAGGGAGATAACCATGGCTAAACTGAGAATTCATAGTCTGCTGGCGGTCTTAGCTTTGGCCGCCATCGCCACCGCGCAAGGGCCGCGCAATGGAACGACCGGGGCATCATACCTGCTGATACCGCAAGGCGGGCAATATCTCTCCGGGGGTGGTGCCACTGCCATCGGCAGCGGCGTGGATGGGGTGTATTGGAACCCCGCCGGCCTCGCCCGTGCTGAAGGAAACGTCACGGCCATTTTCTCACGGCGATCCTACATCGCCGACATCAGTACCAACTATATCGGCGCTGGTCTGAAACTGGGCGCGCTCGGTTCGTTGGCCTTGACAATTCGCACGTTCGACATTGGCGCTATCGACAAGACGGATGTGTTTAATCCGGAAGGGACCGGTGAGCAGTTTACCCCGACCGTATTTGTTCTCGGCACCACCTTTGCCCGGGCCATCAGCGACCGAACCAGCTTCGGCATCACTGCGAACTTTCTCAACGAGGGCTTCGCCGGCGTGAGCGCCTCGGGAGTTACCATCGATGCGGGCATTCAGTATGCCTCCTTCCTGGATATACCCGGACTGTCCATTGGGGTGACGCTAAAGAACTTCGGAACCCCCATGCGCTATGACGGGTCAGCGCTGTGGTATCAGGCGAATGCCAAAGACAGCGACAGACAGACTGAGTGGTACAAATCCAGCGCGGCAGCATTCGATATGCCGTTCAATATGGACATCGGCACCAACTACCGGCTGAACCTGGGTTCCAGCTCGTTGGACCTCGGGTTTACCTTTGAGAACAACAACGCCGCCCAAAACGAATACCGCATCTTTGGCCAGTACAATCTGGGCAGCTTGGCTTCGGTGAGATTTGCCAGCCTGACATCGGTTGCAGTGGAAGACGACGCGACGTCCCTGGACGTCGATGAGTCTCAGCTAGAGAATATCTTTGCCGGAATCTCGTATGGAGCGAGTCTGAATCTGGCATCCTTCACAGGAGTCAATCTGACCATCGACTACGCGTTTATTGCTACGAAGTTCTTCGCTGATAACCAGGTGTTCGCACTGCGGTTAGGTATTTGAGCGCATTCTAGACGCCGAGGTAATTTGACGAAAAATGCCTCACCCTCCAGGGTGGGGCATTTTTCTATTTGGCTCGTGGGGTGGCGACTCGATGTCATGCGATACACCCTCCCCTGAACCCCTTGCATAGCTGCATGAGCATTTCAGCAATTATTTGGGACTGGAACGGTACCCTGCTTGACGATGTCAATTATGCTATTGGGTGCATGAACCAGCTGCTTGCCAAGCGCAAAATGCCGATCCTGAACCGGGACCGATACCGGGAGATCTTTGGTTTTCCTGTGGAGTCCTATTACCGGCGGTTGGGCTTTGATTTCGAGGCAGAGGCATTCATTGCTCTCTCCCGGGAATTCATTAACTGCTACTATGGTAAACTGGCGGTACCAGAGCCGCATATCGGAGCCAGGCAACTGGTAGAAGATTTGTCGGGAGCCGGCGTGAGCCAGGCCATTCTTTCGGCGATGGAATTGGGCCCACTTCACGAGCAGCTAGCAGCCAATGACTTTCTAGACCTATTCGTACTCATTCACGGGCTGAACCACATCCACGCGAGCAGCAAGATTGATGAGGGTCGGCAGCTGCTCAATCGGCTAGGTCAGAAAGGGGAGGCGGTATTGTACATCGGTGACACAACCCACGACTTGGAAGTGGCTGAAGCCTTGAGCGTGAAATCCGTCATCCTGACGCATGGTCACCAGTCGGCGGACCAGTTTCAGGACGCCGGGAGTGAGTTGCTGGAGAGCTTTGACGAGTTGCGCGAGTATCTTCGTGTGCAACAGGGTATTCGGGTTTAGGTGAGGATAGCTGTGGGCTCAAGGGTGCCGCGAGGAGTCCCGGATTGTGGTGCGCTGCTATTCGTCGATTTGTCTTGGATTATCCCGCAAGCTGAGTATCACCAGGAGGGCGATGGAGCTTGCCGCTGCCGGGTAGATTGCCTCCAGACCAAAAGGGTTTACCCCATCGGCCAGCCGTTTGGCCAGCTCCCAGCCAATGGTAACCACCGTGCCGGCGAGGATTGAGGCGAAAGCTGCCCGTGCCGAGGCGCGCGGCCAGATGAAACTGGCCAGGAGTGCGGGGGTGATGCTGGCACCATAGATGGTATATGCGGCAAATGCAGCCTCCAGGATTGAAGGGAAAAATCTGATCATGCTAAAAGCCAGCAAACCCAGGGCCACAACGACAAGGCGGCTGACCAACAACAAATGCTCTCCTGAGGCGGCCCTATTGAAATAGCGGCCGTAAATGTCAGTCGCCAGATTGTTGGCCGGTACCAACAGAAACGAATCGGCCGTTGAAACAATAATGGATATGATGGCTGCCAACAGGAGGGCGCCAATCCAGAAGGGCACTGCCTGATGGGCAATCATAATTAGTATTCTTGCGGCATCGGGGCCAACCAGTCCCGGGAAGCGTATCGACCCCAGAAAGCCGAGGGTTACGATAAGCAGTTCAATCAGCACAACCCCAACTACCCATCCTACCACGGCCTTCTCGGCATGGTTGCCGTCCTTTGCCGCTAGCAGGCGCTGGTACATGTTGGCGTCGCCCATGAGCAGCAGTAGGGTTGGCAGGAACAGCGCGAAC is a genomic window of Candidatus Neomarinimicrobiota bacterium containing:
- a CDS encoding TonB-dependent receptor → MNRILQIATIFLVPIFLYSQEVGKIAGQVTDESTGNPLVGANVQVEGTSFGAATDADGKYVILGIDPGVYTLDVGYIGYQSIRLTDLRVLSRLTTETDVALAAQAIQTEAVNVVAQRALIIRNATSAVRSLGSDQIANFATRNVKDIWNTQAGVVLQNDMLHIRGSRPDEVGYEIEGAPVRSLFVGGVTQLGGRGNNVNNGGGSAFNLGTAIPNAIEEVSLQMGGYSADIGGANAGIVQQKLKTGGSSLSGSVLFETEGLAEAFNGVLSGGDTYDYGGRETTVTLGGPITSKIRFFGAYQTIGTDDYAPQFWNGANISGLDLYPDSEGALFDRVPGGQLTEDSVFIAWDGGLVQGRRSDRTTINSTLLFDFNPLILRVSFSNTSSETILNSLPIRNLFNVNRLTLRDEASTLITGKLTYFLSAKTLINLNFNSFDYTREFYDRNFGKPESFMDGQAWGDSAKVVAMGMDKYGEDWSGAFTGPFSFERPYLIENFEFARAGDLATPGFANSGPSKFGQSYIGFGLGLNSQVGAHELKLGFDARTYTIRRYRFLGVETINGQLDPKIATLTEADIENKTEAARVAIRRAFVKNIGYDEFGDEVGDSDIDGPRHPTTTSLYINDKIEMNDIVVNVGVRYDILDLNDFTHVDPFNPKFNKGKWYIDEDGLEDSEPIAVVQPRLGLAFPLSDKSVFHLQYGVFAQLPDLGLPYKGRADMATSLNGQNFIRDPLGFDLEPVITTQYEVGLSYQFVDDAAVDVTAFTRNTTGQLVLARLGDIGVDKENTYGVDATSTTYINGDFSVATGVELSVTTRRIGRLQVLANYTFTDARGTNSFPNSAVGNLSNTGLSAPSLISPLTFQQRHKGTLNLDYRYGPGEGGLLASSAINLLFNFNSGHPYTRATGSGAQRGPDEGGLLNESDPRSRQPIEPLGASVTPWVFLTDMRVTKGLNFGGVKLDAYLLINNLFNQQNIINVYNRTGDAFDDGFLTTPALSEKLLANNSPVYEELYRVVNLEHREHFVADIGLDLFGRPRQIKFGLEVSF
- a CDS encoding HAD family hydrolase, coding for MSISAIIWDWNGTLLDDVNYAIGCMNQLLAKRKMPILNRDRYREIFGFPVESYYRRLGFDFEAEAFIALSREFINCYYGKLAVPEPHIGARQLVEDLSGAGVSQAILSAMELGPLHEQLAANDFLDLFVLIHGLNHIHASSKIDEGRQLLNRLGQKGEAVLYIGDTTHDLEVAEALSVKSVILTHGHQSADQFQDAGSELLESFDELREYLRVQQGIRV
- a CDS encoding PorV/PorQ family protein, which codes for MAKLRIHSLLAVLALAAIATAQGPRNGTTGASYLLIPQGGQYLSGGGATAIGSGVDGVYWNPAGLARAEGNVTAIFSRRSYIADISTNYIGAGLKLGALGSLALTIRTFDIGAIDKTDVFNPEGTGEQFTPTVFVLGTTFARAISDRTSFGITANFLNEGFAGVSASGVTIDAGIQYASFLDIPGLSIGVTLKNFGTPMRYDGSALWYQANAKDSDRQTEWYKSSAAAFDMPFNMDIGTNYRLNLGSSSLDLGFTFENNNAAQNEYRIFGQYNLGSLASVRFASLTSVAVEDDATSLDVDESQLENIFAGISYGASLNLASFTGVNLTIDYAFIATKFFADNQVFALRLGI
- a CDS encoding T9SS type A sorting domain-containing protein — protein: MKTSRLILTTVLGLAVAFPALAKETGTNRSDRSSRLYRSMGPNGPNASIVNINNLTIWLDRDAFFDWTLSASGSAGEYPKGTAGLIFAEGMLWGVKVDDGEIPRLRVNGSTYATGLKAGKVLYDANGVVTGSEDFTTRHLWRVRSDYATADLTADAASFFVKAIGGVTDADVAEVFDQYDYDWNNWPVGDGAPFEDVDGNGVYDPTVDVPGFPGASQTVWTVVNDLPILDEDGSLNSISETSYGSPPIGMEMQLTIWEYDFATTNPLGNMMFKEAKIIYTGLINGRVDAKLDTVYFTQWSDPDLGDFGDDFVGSDTTLSLGYVYNGNATDGVFLGQFGLPVPAGGYDFLQGPIVDGDTLGMTVFNYFAAGSPISDPDLAKYDGTLQWYNLMEGFLPRPEYPTQEVWVDDQGNATKFTLAGIPETGTGDIDGVLLPPGDRRLTMTSGPFSMALGDTQTVVIALVAAMGSDALSSLAKLRDVDKFAQLAFDNDFELWAPPAGPQVTGYGGDGTVNLYWGHSLAAVALTEDAVSRGMVFEGYNVFQLPSASSTPDEGLKIASFDVINGIKTVLELIPGPELGIDLEIVAQEGTDSGISRSLLLTFDAIRNRPMSNDIPYFFGVSAYSVYDTLSDAPGAVVPPFKHLEGSLSRATITPQTPDLGMALGADVGAKLAVTHKAGASDGVVQALVIDPSALNDHDYQVTFAVDEDTNSTTFGETLWTLTDLTTGKVKLADQSQAKDLTTDVSQLIVDGIQVAVQGPPPDFKNFEMVANAAGVIDPPEGAAADFQGFPSLRPTSAIPPETGGQQVGLGKWFFHTGDNSLGIASGSRGSYASFLSRSMRGDNFDRAVPFDFEMRFTVEGSYAVQAFTTGNVVTVPFELWNIGLATPDDATDDYRMIPWFLELDAVGSDCLNCNEYTLEPNDHSASGGDNDPFTPWIYWLRPEDFSAGTAGYDAFVASLDLVSDPPTAEPPGGSYAYDGAEVIARSVLVNWNGGSVADPATFRSTVNQLVPEEGSIIRITTTKPNGVSDVFTFTAPASSSRDSLVAVDLDKINVFPNPYYGFHILETSRDLKWVKFINLPAKATIRIFNLGGTMVKVLEKDDPTQYMEWNLTNQADFPVASGIYIAHIEMDEGTKILKLAIVQEEQILVRY
- a CDS encoding sodium:solute symporter family protein; translation: MSYLVVVISYLALLIGVGLILRRRVRTAEDFAVAGRNLKWPILVGTLLATWTGSGSVFNNGRLGYENGFAALWASSGAWIGIILIYFIAKRIRGVGASSVPQILERRFDARTGLLASITTVIAYVTIVSYQFRGGGRVFEIIAGSGQMIPGIDNLLLGMIVTALFTIIYTTLAGLLSVVYTDVLNGVVALLGVLIAIPFVVAGLGGWEQFAQNVPDIKWTLFGTRGALSMFALFLPTLLLLMGDANMYQRLLAAKDGNHAEKAVVGWVVGVVLIELLIVTLGFLGSIRFPGLVGPDAARILIMIAHQAVPFWIGALLLAAIISIIVSTADSFLLVPANNLATDIYGRYFNRAASGEHLLLVSRLVVVALGLLAFSMIRFFPSILEAAFAAYTIYGASITPALLASFIWPRASARAAFASILAGTVVTIGWELAKRLADGVNPFGLEAIYPAAASSIALLVILSLRDNPRQIDE